A DNA window from Vibrio cidicii contains the following coding sequences:
- a CDS encoding GyrI-like domain-containing protein: MNISEINGFEVAGFVVRTTNADEMNPMTAKIGNLWEKFYLNAAPKLTDKSKVYGLYTNYESDFTGAFDVIACSDTLSPQLLSESVKTKVSSGKYVTFSATGEMPQVVIDLWNEVWNYFASEHCPHKRAYTTDFEYYKSANTVEISIAVR; encoded by the coding sequence ATGAACATCAGTGAAATTAATGGTTTTGAGGTTGCGGGGTTCGTCGTTCGTACGACTAATGCAGATGAAATGAATCCTATGACTGCAAAAATCGGAAATCTTTGGGAAAAATTTTACTTAAATGCAGCTCCAAAGTTAACCGACAAGTCAAAAGTGTATGGTTTATACACAAACTATGAATCTGATTTTACTGGTGCTTTCGATGTTATCGCTTGTTCGGACACATTATCACCACAATTATTATCAGAATCAGTAAAAACGAAAGTTTCCTCTGGTAAGTACGTGACTTTTTCAGCGACTGGTGAAATGCCACAAGTAGTTATCGATTTGTGGAATGAGGTTTGGAATTATTTTGCTTCTGAACACTGCCCTCACAAACGAGCGTATACAACAGACTTTGAGTATTACAAAAGTGCTAATACTGTAGAAATCTCTATTGCCGTTAGATAG
- a CDS encoding DUF645 family protein has protein sequence MLDVQHSKFSFTKGGIIAVIRFSLSRTLNRGQLSLECFEFWQPTSQVLVLDVCLLDAFA, from the coding sequence CTGTTGGATGTTCAACACTCAAAGTTTAGTTTCACAAAAGGTGGCATCATCGCTGTGATCCGGTTTTCTTTGTCGCGGACTCTTAACCGTGGCCAACTTAGTCTTGAGTGTTTTGAGTTTTGGCAGCCAACTTCACAGGTTTTGGTGTTGGACGTGTGCTTGCTTGATGCTTTTGCATAA